The nucleotide window TCAAAATATGATCTCAGACCATACTTTGCAAAACTTGgttaaaaatatatctttgagccagcatggtggctcacacttgtaattccagcaatcAGGCTAGGACAGGAGAGCAGAAGCTCAAGGCCggcctagactacatagtgagttccagaccagcctgacaTACAGCAATACAAATCCCACCTCAAATCTCCCTCCCAAAAGACCAAAACGCCAAGAAAAACTGTGTCTATTGGACAATTTCTAGGACTTCACTGCCCACCCCCCAAGTAAGCATCCTTATCCCTATTATTTCCGGAGGCACATACCAGTAGTGGTTTGCATCCATGAATGTCAACTGAAAGGCCAACAGACCATACAGATAGGAGTGGTTGTTCCATGACGTCTTGTCCAGGAGAAACACGTACCAGTACGGGAGCAGGAATAACACACAGCTTAGCCGGTAGCACAGGCCCAGCAACATGCCCAGTGCCCCTGGGGGTTTGTGAGGAGAGGATTCAAGGTCAAAGTATCACCATAGGCCCCgcttccctgggactggaattaagAAAAGTCAGCAGGCATTTTAAAATCAAGCAGGGAACGAAATGAAAGAAGGGTAGTGGGTCATGACGGCTCATGTGACACAGAGATGAGCAGCATGAAGCTGAACCACAGCAGAGATGACACAGACATCCGTGGTTCACCAGCCTGCTTCTGTGAGTTTCCGACAGGCCAGCCAATCCCCCCtggttctgatccccagcacccagttcCCCTCACCCAGAAACATGATGGTGTAGACAAGATACATCCAGTCAAGTGGAAGTGGGCGCAGGGCATCCAGCAAGGGGAAGCGGCACACATCCAGCCCATCCAAATACTTTCGGTCCAAGGAGCTAAGGCCGCGTTCCTGGGGAATGTCCAGTAGCATCAGGAATGCTATAAAGGCAAGTGGAGAGACAACTGTTAGGCATCCACTAACAAGGCAAGACACAGCTCTAAGCATGCCCAGCCCCACACTTGAAGTTTAAcaccagtctgagctacatggtgagttcaattccagcctgaggtaaacagaaaaaccctgtctcaaaaaaacaaaataacagtcACTACTATTAGTACGGAGCCTGTTCTGTGCTAGGAATTATGCTAGTTGTGTGGTCTGAGAAGTCCTAAAGCTCAGTGAGCGATTCCCACCTGTAACAATTGTGCTCACACTTGGTGCAGGGGaagagaggttggagagatggcccaactGAGCAATAATaaggactagagttcagatcccGGGCACTCACGTAACAAGCTGGCAATTctatgcacatctgtaattccagctatgaAAGGGGTAGAAACAGGAGGCTTGCTGGCTTTACCAGCTTCCAGACTGTTGAGAAACTACAAGCCCCAGGGACTCAgggagagattctgcctcaaaggaATTAGTGAGTGGAGTGTGACAGagaccattttctagcctctgtgctCATGCATAGGAACTCtcactcaggcacacatgtgggaatgtgcacacatatgtgggagtgtgtgcatacactcacacagtaacaaatcttaaaaaaaatacttcacaAGCCAGTGTTCccagaacacacctttaatcccagcactgggtaggcagaggcaagcagatctctgtgagttctaggccagcctgacctacatagagAGTTGCAGGCCATCCAggacagtgagatcctgtcttagtaaaacaaacaacaaataagacAAACAATAACACAACGTCACAGGGTTGAAGACAGGATTAAATAAGAGCTTTGTACAAAACACTACAGAAACTGTTAGGGTTCAATTATCTACACCTATAAAGATACAGTCTACTGAGCCATAAAAAGTgttccagagggctggagagatggctcagtggttaagagcactgactgcccttccagagtcaattcccagcaaccacatggtggctcacaaccatctgtaattaagtctggtgccctcttctggcctgcagacatatgtgcaggcaggacactgtatacataataaataaataaatcttaaaaaaaaaaaaaaaaagtgttccagAGGGACCTTagcgttttctttctttctttctttctttctttctttctttctttctttctttctttcttctctctctctctctctctctctctctctctccctccctccctccctctctctctttctttctttctttgccttctgACACACCCCGGAAAGCAGTGGTATTTGATCAACACACTAAGATAAATAAGGACACTCTGATCTAGAAGCCTGTTTAGGTTCAGGGAAGGTTTCTCAATCCCAGAAGCAGTTGCATTAGCCAGTCTGGTTAATTATCTGTAGGGCATTTACTTGCTCAGTACAAGATATCTAGTGCATCCTGGTACCAGCACAGATGCCAGCAACCACCTAGTCCTCTTCTCCAAAAGTTCTGACAACTAAACATGTCTTCAGGGAGCAAAATGGCCTCCAGCTGGCAACTACCGGACTTGAGGGAGTAATGCCTTGGCACATCTGTAACTCTCAGCTGTTATGGTTTTACTTCCCGGAAGGACTTACCATAGCTCCTAAGCAGCTTCCTAACAGGAACAAAATGGGTCCCTTCTCAGGTGTGagatatttgtaatcccagcactcatgaagaAAGAAGAGCCCTCAAGAGGCCAGGCGAGCCCTGGTCTACGGAGTAAGACCATTTCAAACACCACAGAGAGCTAGGGAGACCACTCAGTTCGTAAAAACAAAAGTGCTTTCTGCAAGCAAGAgtgcctgagttcagatccctagtgcTCATGTAAAAAGCCCAGCCAGAAGCTAGCGATCTCAGTGCTGTGGAGGCATGGGGACAGGACGACTGgcccctgggacttgctggccagccagtctaactcaatgggtgagctccaggttcaggagagaccctgtctcaaaaactaacatGGAGAaatgattaaggaagacacctgacattgacctctggcctacatgtgtgcatgtgcacacatgtgcatacacacacacacacacacacacacacacacacacacacacacaaccctagCGTGCCTATGCTTGAACCCATTCCTCTAATCTATATATCCTATACAGCCTCAATCAAAGCATTTCTGAACACTAGACCCTAATGAGAGGTGACAAGGCCAGGTATGATTCTAAACTTCCAAGGAATTCTTCCACTATTTCAATACCTTTAGCACTAAGGAAAAGAGAGTATCTAAGAAGTAACCAAGAAATAGGTGACTGGGCTGAAGAgaatgcctcagcagttaagagcatgcactgatcttccaaaggaccagagttcagttcccagcacccatatcaggcagcttacaactgcctttaactccagttccagggtatccaacaccctcttctggcttctacaagcAAGCACAGAcctggcatacattcacacagaaacTGTCCTGATTAAACTTGTCCATTTAAAACAATctagaggaacctcaactgagaaaatgccttgatcagattggcttgtgagcattgatgtgggaggacacTGCCTACTGTGTGGGCACGTGATCACTGGCGgcataagaaaggaggctgaggagtccatgaggagcaagccaacaACAACCTTCTTCCATGGCCGCTTCTTCAGTTCTGCCCTCCAGACTCCTGCCCTGACATCCCTTCATGATGAACTACACCAGtaggctgaaataaaccctttctttttcatgttgctttttgtcatggtgttttatcacagtaatagaaagcaaacacacacacacacacacacacacacacacacacacacacacacataaacaaaataataacaaatcttAGGaagaaataggggctggagagatagctcagaggttaaaagcactggttgctcttcttcaagaggtcctgagttcaattcccagcaaccacatggtggctcacaatcatctataatttgatctggtgccctcttctggcctgcaggcatatatgtaggcagaccactatacataataaataaacctttaaaaataaaaagaagaagaaataggatGTCATTTTCCCAACACAACCAAAATATATTCCCATCTAGAAAATGAACTTACCAAAGAGAAAACGAAAGACAGCCAGGTTTGCAGGGTCCGTTGGTCGGTTAAGCAGGGTCACGACACTCTGCCAGCTAGATAAATCTGTCCATTCAAACCCCAAAAGTTTCTCCATGCGGCTGCCCTGGCTGAGTCCTGATGTCCGCGCAGACTTGTTTTTCTGTACTTTATCTAGAACCAAGAAGTGGGGAAAATGTGTGCATAGGAAAACCGAAGTCCCCAAAGCCTAGGGTCTCTAACCACTGGATTCTCCCATTGATAGGACTACTGAACGCTTCTGGGTTGCAGGCCCTCCTCCAGGACCCTCCTATGGTCTCACAACACAAGACTGCCATCTTTCTCtcgttttttattttttttatttttttgagctgaggatcgaacccagggccttgcgcttgctaggcaagcgctctaccactgagctaaatccccaaccctgccatCTCTCTCAATATGCCCCTTTCTAAGACACTGTCCCTCTCGCCAACCCTTAGCCTACCTGAAGCGGTAGCGGCCCGTGCAGAGCCACGGTGCAAAGCCATGACTGCAGGGACAGATGAACCTGTGCAGCTAGGTCCGAGCGAGTGGAGTCCCAAGACTTCGCTGTCTTAGGCTCCGCCTCCTCGACACGTCAACACCCGCGCGGCAGGCCGGAAAGCGCCCGCACTGTCGTAAAGGCCGGAACCCGAGGCCGGGAACTCAAGCATGGGGCGGGGCGAGGTGTGTGGGCGGGGCGAGGGGCGGGGCGGAGAGATCCTGAGCTTGCAGAGCGAGGGGATGGGGACAAGGCAAGGGGTTGGGGGGCGGGATGGGCAGCGCAGGGGCAGAGGGGCATGCGTAAATCTAACCTTGGCATTGTGAGGGAGGAGTGACCATTCCCAGAACAAGTCACTCTATGCTAGCTTCCCATCACACACTTGAGCTTCATCCCCTGACGCCTCTGTTTCGTTGTTTTGAGGCAAtgtctctctttgtagctctgactgtcctggagctcgcttgtGTACACCAGATTGGcctaaaacttaacagagatccatctgcctctgcctccggagtgctgagactaaaggcattcACCCCCATACCCAACTTGCcttattttgagaaagaactgGGCTGGAACtcgcagtgatcctcctgcctctgtttcccaaatgtTTGGATTGCAAGACTAAGACATACTTTCCTAACCTTATGTCCTTCCGGAGTCCATCGGGTGTCTCTGGGTTTGAATGTCCCTAAAGTGCTTCCTggcattaaaaaatgaaataaaccgaGTGGCCAAAGGGCAGACTTTCCCACAGACTGGAGAATTAAGGATGCACTTGGAAGAACCACCTCTATTTAAGGCTAGTGTGCCTATCCTTTCTGTACCTAAAAGAACCTCTAGATTTGAAAGCAGCAGGAAGGTAAAATAGGAGATACACGGAGCAAGATCTGTGAATCCAGCCATCAGTCAGAGGGTCTTAAATACAGTTGTAACATTCAATTCCCTGCTGGAGTTGGCCCACAAAATAAGGAAAAGCATCCAGAACAGGACGCTTCACCAACATTTTGGTCTCAGGACACTTTTACACCTTTGGAAACAGAGGAAACTagttttctgtggttttgttttgtttcgagatagggtctcatgtagcccaggttggctcaaACACTGTAGGTGAGGGTTACCATGAACTATCAATCCTATTGCTTCTAGCTCCTGAGTCCTGGTATTATAGACACGTGCTATGagttctggcttttttttttttaatgtgtatatgtgtgtaatgcTGGCACTCAAACCCAAATCCTAGAGTGcattaggcaagcactgtacctcTGAGCTACCACCCCAGCTTGGAAGATGCTTTTAAAGATATCTTTTTAtcaatgtgtgtatttgtgtatctatatgcctcatgtgtgcaggtgcccacaaaagccagaagaaagtaTCAGATCACCTATAGCTAGAGTTACAATGGGTAGTGAATCCTAGAATGTAGTGATGGGAATagacctgtgtcctctgcagagTAGCAACTGTCTTTCCAGCTCCTATTTTGAAGAACTTTACATTgagaagattttttaaatgagtatcTAGGTGTGGAGAGATGGCAGCAGTTCAGAGCATGTATGGTCTTGCTCTTGTAGAGAggactgtctttaactccagttcctgggagattccaggcctctggcttctgagggcacctgcaaTCATGTGCACACTCCCTCACACAGACctatacacataactaaaaataataaaaaaattttcaaaaaatatacaTCAATGCTAAATGTGGTGGTAAAGccaacactcagaaggtggagcCAGGAGTATCCgtagttcaaggttgtcctcagaTATATAGTAAGATCAGGAcctatataaaaagagaaaacaaaacaaacaagcaaacaaaaccaaaattacataacatacacatatacacatgtatgttaaCTTATTCAAATACAATTAAAGAGTTATTACATGTTTAGATAAATTACATCTGTAACGCAATAGGTCACTGGTCTAGTACGTGTGAGGCCTTGTGTTTGATCCAGCAAGTACTACAAACTTTTGTGGAAAATAAGTATATTTCAGACCCAACCATAAGGTTTTTGTAGTGGTTTAAAAGAAGAtggcctattggtgaaattattaaggccactccacgtagttaaaagggaggtttattgtgtggggtagcttacaaatgaaggggtaggttgtagggtctggcaaaggtatagcgcagtcaggcggtgttctctggagaactctgctcggtctacctcctgcatccagcgtcccagaaccaagagagagccctcctctcgatcttgggtcttccgcttcctcctccgccccgccttgtgggcgtgaccattacgaagcctcagtgggggttggaacttccaggccaatgctgggatggctatccactacaatggcccccaaagagagtggcactaatggaagatgtggccttgttggaagaagtgtgtcactgtgggggtgggctttgaggtctcctatgctcaagctacacccagtgagacagaccacttcctgttgcctgcaatctaagatgtaggacacttagctacctcttcagcaccatatctgcctgcacaccactgtgtcccaccatgataataatggactgaacctctgacctGTAATTGaaccactccaattaaatgttttcctttatgagagttgccatggtcatggtgtctcttcacagtaatagaaactccaattaagacagaagttgataccaggaACTAGGACACTGCTGTGAAAGGCCTGACCAtaattttgtttggaggaatttggaggaATTTCCTAactgggttaggaaagcagtgtatgttgatattttatttgtactgaaatgtgattttatttgtatgttaaaaaataaagttgcctgggggtcagagctaatagcaagccatagcagaagctgggcggtggtggtgcatacctttaatcccagtacttgggaggcagagctaggcggatctctatgtgttcaaggatacaaccagcatggagacacacgcctttaatcttaataccaaccatagaagacctggaggtctgtacagacaggcagtgacaaggaggtcatgtggctgggtttacaaccaatgagaaggcagaacagaaagtcaataaagggacagacacacaggaagtaggtgtcTTGCtaaggggaaggacagcagtggcagtgaaggtaagaaagggtttttagctcttagctattgctctgacctcttgggcttttaactctgcaattggctctgtgtttcttatttaataagacggttcATCTACAGCAGTGGAGTattttaagcactgcttaatgggccatactacgAGGAGCATGGGAAACAGTGGTGATAAGAGT belongs to Onychomys torridus chromosome 3, mOncTor1.1, whole genome shotgun sequence and includes:
- the Ggcx gene encoding vitamin K-dependent gamma-carboxylase isoform X3, whose product is MALHRGSARAATASDKVQKNKSARTSGLSQGSRMEKLLGFEWTDLSSWQSVVTLLNRPTDPANLAVFRFLFAFLMLLDIPQERGLSSLDRKYLDGLDVCRFPLLDALRPLPLDWMYLVYTIMFLGALGMLLGLCYRLSCVLFLLPYWYVFLLDKTSWNNHSYLYGLLAFQLTFMDANHYWYLDICTPKRA